The genomic stretch TCTTCGATGACGGAGCGGATAGCGTCTTTGACATCGTCCGGGACTTCGCAGGCAACGAAGAGGCGGACGGACTCCTGGTGCGATGCATCGCTCATGGGTGCGGCAATCCAAAGAAAAGAGATGCGGCATTCCCGCCGCAGACCCCGGCAACGGCATCGGGCGGGAGTTCCGCGATGATGCGTTCGAGCTGGCGCCGCGGGGCGAGCAACGGGAAATCGGAGCCGAAGAGCACGCGCCCCGGGCCGGCGAGGGCAACGACGCGCGCGACAGTACCTTCATCATACAACAATGATGCGGCGGCGGTATCGAAATAGATATTTCCGATAGCCTGCCGAACCTCGGGCATCTGCAGGTAGAAGGGGAGGCCGCCGCCCAGGTGGGCAGCGACCATGCGGGCACCGGGGACGCGGGCGGCAAGTTCGCACAGTTCGGCGGGGGAGATGCCGCCGCGTTTGCCCGGGTAGGCGTGGCCGACCGGTTCGGAGACGTGCCAAAGGAGGACGGCGCCGGTCTCGGCGGCGAGGTGCGCAAGGCGGAGGGCGTCGGGGCCGAGGGGGTCCCAGCCCTGGTTGTGGGGGCGGAGTTCGCCGAAGCCGCGCGCGCCGCGTTCGAGCCAGCGGGCGGCGTCGGCCTCCCAGCCGGGGAGGGCGAGGTTGAGACAGGGGAGGGGGGCGAGGACGCCGGGCGCCTCTGCGGCGGCGGCGAGCAGATACTCGGCCTGCTCGGCGAGGCAGCGGGCATCGCGGAAGGCGAACCCGGCGATGACGGCGCGGTCGATGCCGGCGCGGGCCATGGCGGCGCGGAGGGCCGGGGCATCGGCGAGCTTGGCGCGGGGGTCGCGGTACATCTCGGCGAAAGTGGGGTCGGCATCGGCCAGGGCCTCGCGGCGGGCGGCCTGTGCCGGGGGGAAAAGGTGGGTATGGGCATCGATGCGGGGCGCCACGGCGGCATGGTAGCAGGGCCGAGGTGGCAGGGGCCCCGGGTTCGGTGCGAAGTATTCGACGTTTTCGAACGAACGATTGACAGCGGGCGGACGGGGCCGCAGGATTCCCGCATCATTCGGCGCATGGCCTATAGCACGCATCAACGACGTGAATGGCTAAACATGCGCGTCTGCAAGGGGGTTCAGCAGTGTCGGGGTACTGGGATCGGTTCTGGAGGGAGCGCCGCTCGCGGCGGCGGTTCCTCGGCGCAGCAGGCGGAGTCGCGGCCGG from Tepidiforma thermophila encodes the following:
- a CDS encoding amidohydrolase family protein codes for the protein MAPRIDAHTHLFPPAQAARREALADADPTFAEMYRDPRAKLADAPALRAAMARAGIDRAVIAGFAFRDARCLAEQAEYLLAAAAEAPGVLAPLPCLNLALPGWEADAARWLERGARGFGELRPHNQGWDPLGPDALRLAHLAAETGAVLLWHVSEPVGHAYPGKRGGISPAELCELAARVPGARMVAAHLGGGLPFYLQMPEVRQAIGNIYFDTAAASLLYDEGTVARVVALAGPGRVLFGSDFPLLAPRRQLERIIAELPPDAVAGVCGGNAASLFFGLPHP